The DNA segment AAGTAAATTATAACCAATAATACGCCCAGGACCGACACAAAGTTTATTTTAAACATCAGGCCGATAGTAAAAGACAACGAATACAATTGAACCCGGGCGGTCTCGAAACCAATATTGACCGATTTGGTAAAAAGCATTTTGGCCGCCCCGGGCGGCAAAAATGAGCCGATCAATTCACCTACGAAACCTCCGAGAATGGCACCCAGAAGAAGCGCAACAACGATAAACGTAAGTTCACGCGTTTTCAAACTTCATCTTCTCCTTAAAATATTTTTTCACCGAATTGAATATATACAACCCGTCGGCTGATCCCAGAATCATTTCGACCGCTCGTTCCGGGTGCGGCATCATTCCGACTACATTGCCCTCCCGGTTGGTGATCCCGGCGATATTCTCCATCGACCCGTTGGGATTAC comes from the Candidatus Zixiibacteriota bacterium genome and includes:
- a CDS encoding DUF4321 domain-containing protein, producing MKTRELTFIVVALLLGAILGGFVGELIGSFLPPGAAKMLFTKSVNIGFETARVQLYSLSFTIGLMFKINFVSVLGVLLVIIYFRWWYI